A stretch of Caenibius tardaugens NBRC 16725 DNA encodes these proteins:
- a CDS encoding outer membrane protein produces the protein MRRVILAAAAAATLSTPALARDGQPYIGIEGGAVFGQKTNFDIDLLDDGEVYDSYNNGVTARHKKPGWEADVIAGYDFGVIRAEAEVAYKRLKTKSIDFSPALATDLGLPDTGPYHPHDFDLSNRTSVLSGMINVLGDFGNQDGLSFYAGGGVGRARVKMFDDKDNAWAWQLIAGVRYALSENVDLGLKYRYFNTGRLNFDGQIDGGSNVGLVDIDTDAKLRTHSILASLTYNFGGASAPPPPPPPPPPPPPPPPPPPATQVCPDGTVISVGGSCPLPPPPPPAPERG, from the coding sequence ATGCGCAGAGTCATTCTCGCCGCGGCAGCAGCTGCAACTCTATCTACGCCAGCGCTGGCCCGTGACGGCCAGCCGTACATTGGAATCGAAGGGGGGGCCGTTTTCGGGCAAAAGACCAATTTCGATATCGATCTCCTCGATGATGGAGAGGTGTACGATTCCTACAACAACGGCGTCACCGCCAGGCACAAAAAACCTGGTTGGGAAGCCGACGTCATTGCCGGTTACGACTTCGGGGTCATCCGTGCAGAAGCGGAAGTCGCTTACAAGCGCCTGAAAACCAAGAGCATCGATTTCAGCCCTGCCTTGGCTACCGATCTCGGTCTGCCCGATACCGGACCGTATCATCCGCACGATTTCGACCTCAGCAACCGCACCAGCGTGTTGTCCGGCATGATCAACGTGCTCGGTGATTTCGGCAATCAGGACGGGCTTAGCTTCTACGCCGGTGGCGGCGTGGGCCGGGCCCGCGTCAAAATGTTCGACGACAAGGACAATGCGTGGGCATGGCAGCTTATTGCCGGCGTTCGCTATGCCCTGAGCGAGAACGTCGATCTCGGCCTGAAGTATCGCTACTTCAACACTGGCCGCCTCAATTTTGACGGCCAGATTGACGGGGGCAGCAACGTTGGACTGGTGGATATAGACACCGATGCCAAGCTGCGGACACACAGCATTCTGGCAAGCCTGACGTACAACTTCGGTGGCGCTTCGGCTCCGCCGCCGCCGCCACCTCCGCCGCCGCCACCCCCGCCGCCTCCGCCGCCGCCCCCGGCGACGCAGGTCTGCCCGGATGGTACGGTTATTTCGGTTGGCGGGTCGTGCCCGCTTCCGCCTCCGCCGCCTCCGGCGCCTGAACGCGGATAA
- a CDS encoding L,D-transpeptidase family protein, whose amino-acid sequence MDNRQISSLAIGVLGALALGSAAPAMARKEAAAPVASAAMQAAVAGMPQSAEVQSFYSRWQGPAWFSDGGHAATELAGILRRAPLDGFASGPALAGQVEQAAKTAATGSKADAAAAERILSAAWVAYVEAIRQPSRNVTYGYATLAPKAAKADEVLKAAAAAPSLRQYLTDVSAINPMYAELRDAAWKQAQASGGAGVPDRRILANLDRLRSLPAASGRFALVNVATQRLEMYENGRQVDSMKVIVGTNQYETPMIASVIYYTTFNPYWNVPDHLVRKTIVPNVLTQGQAYLKSRGYQVMSDWSANATVVPNDQVDWKAVADGRVKIRVRQLPGPQNSMGNMKFSFANGLDIYLHDTPSKALFAKDQRNLSNGCVRLEDARRFGRWLLGREPVAPSQEPEQFVQLPQGVPIYVTYLTARHVNGQIAYTPDIYGWDTRGSS is encoded by the coding sequence GTGGACAATCGCCAGATTTCATCCCTTGCCATCGGCGTTCTTGGCGCGCTTGCGCTTGGCAGCGCTGCTCCGGCGATGGCGCGCAAGGAGGCCGCCGCACCGGTGGCCAGCGCCGCGATGCAGGCCGCTGTCGCCGGCATGCCGCAATCTGCCGAGGTCCAGAGTTTCTACAGCCGTTGGCAAGGCCCGGCATGGTTCAGCGATGGCGGACATGCTGCCACGGAACTTGCGGGTATATTGCGCCGCGCCCCGCTTGACGGGTTTGCATCGGGGCCTGCGCTGGCTGGGCAGGTGGAACAGGCGGCAAAGACGGCGGCTACAGGCAGCAAAGCCGATGCGGCGGCTGCGGAACGGATCCTGTCCGCGGCATGGGTTGCCTACGTGGAGGCAATCCGGCAGCCATCGCGCAATGTGACTTATGGCTATGCCACGCTGGCGCCCAAGGCGGCCAAGGCTGACGAGGTCTTGAAGGCGGCGGCTGCGGCCCCTTCGTTACGGCAATATCTGACGGATGTTTCGGCGATCAATCCGATGTACGCAGAACTTCGCGACGCCGCGTGGAAACAGGCGCAGGCTTCCGGTGGTGCCGGGGTGCCCGACCGGCGCATTCTCGCCAATCTGGATCGGCTGCGTTCCTTGCCCGCCGCATCAGGCCGGTTTGCGCTGGTGAACGTCGCAACCCAGCGGCTGGAAATGTACGAGAATGGCCGTCAGGTCGATTCCATGAAGGTCATCGTCGGCACAAATCAGTATGAAACGCCGATGATCGCCAGCGTGATCTATTACACCACCTTCAATCCTTACTGGAATGTCCCCGATCATCTGGTGCGCAAGACGATCGTGCCCAATGTGCTGACCCAGGGGCAGGCCTATCTGAAAAGCCGCGGCTATCAGGTGATGTCGGACTGGTCGGCCAACGCCACGGTTGTGCCCAACGATCAGGTGGACTGGAAGGCGGTTGCCGACGGGCGGGTGAAAATCCGCGTACGCCAGCTTCCCGGGCCGCAGAACTCCATGGGCAACATGAAGTTCTCCTTCGCGAACGGGCTCGATATCTATCTGCACGATACACCGTCCAAGGCGCTGTTTGCCAAGGATCAACGCAATCTCAGCAATGGTTGCGTCAGGCTGGAGGATGCCCGCCGGTTCGGGCGCTGGCTGCTTGGCCGGGAACCTGTGGCGCCGTCGCAGGAACCCGAGCAGTTCGTGCAATTGCCGCAGGGGGTGCCGATCTATGTCACCTATCTGACCGCGCGGCACGTGAACGGGCAAATTGCCTATACGCCGGATATCTACGGATGGGACACGCGCGGTTCGTCCTGA
- a CDS encoding c-type cytochrome: MLRSRPGHICGLRGAMFWRWFPMFFLMAVAGAGSLASVKAAEPAHRIEAGRKLFIRCAACHSVNPDDRRTGPHLNGIVGRPVAALPGYRYSDALRAKTFLWDEKQLDLLLQNPQAIVPGLCLPFRGLARLEDRQALIAYLRQAAR; the protein is encoded by the coding sequence ATGCTGCGGTCTCGACCCGGCCATATCTGCGGGTTAAGGGGCGCGATGTTCTGGCGCTGGTTTCCCATGTTCTTCCTGATGGCCGTGGCTGGTGCGGGATCGCTTGCTTCGGTGAAGGCGGCTGAACCGGCCCACCGGATTGAGGCAGGCAGGAAGCTGTTTATTCGATGCGCCGCATGCCATTCGGTCAATCCCGACGATCGCCGCACAGGGCCGCATCTGAACGGGATCGTTGGCCGTCCGGTGGCTGCATTGCCGGGCTATCGCTATAGCGACGCGTTGCGGGCGAAAACGTTCTTGTGGGACGAAAAGCAGTTGGACCTGCTGCTGCAGAACCCGCAGGCGATCGTACCGGGCCTGTGCCTGCCGTTTCGCGGGCTCGCCCGGCTTGAGGATCGCCAGGCGCTGATTGCCTATCTGCGGCAGGCTGCGCGCTGA
- a CDS encoding sensor domain-containing diguanylate cyclase, whose product MPDPTLHDEEGRIAALNRLRVLDTVAEEPFEKIVNLVRTVLGVPIATVTLVDSERQWFKARSGLSAQETPRSVSFCTHTIQQREPLIVSDALLDHRFTDSPLVQDDPHIRSYAGIPLQTPDGYNVGALCAIDTQPRTFSDEEIAILTSLAHIVTNEMELRLIARRDHLTGALTRRGFVEQVETEFARYIHHNDPAALIVLDVDHFKNINDRHGHPAGDEVLRQLSALCGAHMRPSDSFGRLGGEEFAVLLPNVDSAEALFAAERLRATIEACPFDIPGNTRLRVTVSLGVTLLDPSITGVDDWISAADAQLYEAKNSGRNCTRSASAAETTAVTAE is encoded by the coding sequence ATGCCTGATCCCACGTTGCACGACGAGGAAGGACGGATCGCCGCGCTCAACCGGTTGCGCGTGCTGGATACCGTTGCGGAAGAACCTTTCGAGAAGATCGTCAATCTGGTTCGCACCGTGTTGGGCGTTCCGATTGCGACAGTGACACTGGTCGATAGCGAACGGCAGTGGTTCAAGGCGCGTAGCGGCCTGAGCGCGCAGGAGACACCGCGATCAGTGTCCTTCTGTACCCACACGATCCAGCAACGCGAACCCCTGATCGTGTCCGACGCCCTTCTCGATCACCGCTTCACGGACAGCCCGCTGGTTCAGGATGACCCGCATATTCGCAGCTATGCGGGCATCCCGCTGCAAACGCCTGACGGATATAATGTCGGCGCGCTCTGCGCCATCGATACGCAGCCGCGCACATTCAGCGATGAAGAGATAGCGATCCTCACCAGCCTGGCGCATATCGTGACCAACGAGATGGAGCTGCGCCTAATCGCCCGGCGCGATCATCTGACAGGGGCACTCACCCGGCGCGGCTTTGTGGAGCAGGTCGAAACCGAATTCGCACGCTATATCCATCACAACGATCCAGCGGCGCTGATCGTGCTCGACGTGGATCACTTCAAGAACATCAACGACCGCCACGGCCATCCGGCAGGGGACGAGGTGTTGCGCCAGCTCTCGGCCCTATGCGGTGCGCACATGCGCCCCAGCGATTCCTTCGGGCGGCTGGGAGGCGAAGAGTTCGCCGTGCTTCTCCCCAATGTGGACAGTGCGGAAGCCCTGTTCGCAGCGGAGCGGTTACGCGCCACGATCGAGGCCTGCCCTTTTGATATTCCCGGGAATACGCGGTTGCGGGTGACCGTCAGCCTTGGGGTGACGCTGCTTGATCCTTCGATCACGGGCGTGGATGACTGGATTTCTGCCGCTGACGCACAGCTTTACGAGGCCAAGAACAGCGGGCGAAACTGCACCCGCTCAGCCAGCGCGGCCGAAACCACGGCGGTGACCGCAGAGTAA
- a CDS encoding aromatic ring-hydroxylating oxygenase subunit alpha: MPQERGPVPRCPGPSTRDILTSDPVPAPALLDESGVDFLGEADLPMDAYLSEAFHREEIDKVWKRTWQMAARTEVLREAGSCIVYDIGDASALVVRGRDGGLRAFVNSCPHRGTRLFDADGKTLRIRCPFHGLSWTLDGKVDKWPGSWDFRHVDPEDFALDAIAVAEWNGFVFINFAADAIPLADYLEDLPAHFARWPLDQRYTAAHVSKVMDCNWKIALEAFLETFHVVGLHPESLPFFGDASSQYDVWEGQRHYSRMINPSGVISPHLSTEPAPERVLAAAARFGLCSGDPLEQGETPRGRIAGDILRLNKERLGVDLSHYSTSELVDVIEYYLFPNLVLFGGFNSPLTYRARPCGDDPNRCLFEVWLLLPFAEGATPPPPAPLRALGPDERFSDVPELSYFGPVIDQDADAMPLVQRGMRSSRKRAITLGNYQEIRIRHMRQTLNAYLGRPIAPA; encoded by the coding sequence ATGCCGCAGGAGAGGGGACCAGTACCGCGTTGTCCGGGGCCATCGACACGGGATATCCTGACCAGCGATCCGGTTCCCGCACCCGCCCTGCTCGATGAAAGCGGCGTGGATTTCCTTGGCGAGGCCGACTTGCCGATGGACGCCTATCTGAGCGAGGCCTTCCACCGGGAAGAAATCGACAAGGTCTGGAAGCGGACCTGGCAAATGGCGGCCCGCACGGAAGTGCTGCGCGAGGCGGGCAGTTGCATCGTTTATGATATTGGCGATGCATCCGCGCTTGTCGTCAGGGGCCGGGATGGCGGCCTGCGGGCCTTCGTTAACAGTTGCCCGCATCGCGGGACGCGGTTGTTCGATGCCGATGGCAAGACCTTGCGGATTCGCTGCCCGTTTCACGGGTTGAGCTGGACGCTGGATGGCAAGGTCGACAAGTGGCCTGGATCGTGGGATTTCCGCCATGTCGATCCCGAAGATTTCGCGCTGGATGCGATCGCCGTGGCGGAATGGAACGGGTTCGTCTTCATCAATTTCGCGGCCGATGCGATCCCGCTGGCGGACTATCTGGAAGATCTGCCAGCCCATTTCGCGCGTTGGCCGCTCGATCAGCGCTATACCGCCGCGCACGTCTCCAAAGTCATGGACTGCAACTGGAAGATCGCGCTCGAAGCGTTTCTGGAAACGTTCCATGTCGTCGGGCTGCATCCGGAATCGTTGCCGTTTTTCGGAGATGCCAGTTCACAATACGATGTGTGGGAAGGGCAGCGCCATTATTCGCGCATGATCAATCCCAGCGGGGTGATCAGCCCGCATCTCAGTACGGAGCCGGCACCGGAACGCGTGCTGGCGGCTGCGGCGCGGTTCGGCCTGTGCAGCGGCGATCCACTGGAGCAGGGGGAAACGCCGCGCGGGCGCATCGCGGGGGATATCCTGCGGCTCAACAAGGAGCGTCTTGGCGTTGACCTGTCGCACTACAGCACTTCGGAACTGGTCGATGTGATCGAATATTACCTGTTCCCCAATCTGGTGCTGTTCGGCGGGTTCAATTCGCCGCTGACCTATCGGGCGCGGCCCTGTGGCGATGATCCCAACCGATGCCTGTTCGAGGTCTGGCTGCTGCTGCCGTTCGCGGAGGGAGCTACGCCACCGCCGCCTGCGCCGTTACGTGCGCTAGGGCCGGATGAACGGTTCAGCGATGTGCCGGAACTGAGTTATTTCGGCCCGGTGATCGATCAGGATGCCGATGCCATGCCGCTGGTGCAAAGGGGTATGCGCAGCAGTCGCAAGCGGGCGATCACGCTAGGCAATTATCAGGAAATCCGTATCCGCCATATGCGCCAGACGCTGAACGCCTATCTGGGCCGGCCTATCGCCCCGGCCTGA
- a CDS encoding flavin-containing monooxygenase gives MSGNVTEELDICIIGAGFSGLYATYRLKNDYNVVCLEAGSGVGGTWFWNRYPGARVDIQSVEYSYGFDEELQQEWQWPEYFSDQPELERYANHVADRFDLRGHIRLSTVVTHMRFDETANRWHVHTDKGDHFLCRYVIAATGSLSAANSPDWPDRDLFRGDIYHTTQWPREGLDLSGKRVGLIGTGSTGIQAAPILAQQAEHLTVFQRTPTFSMPSGNRPLDRAYEREWKQDYANRRKQMLDTYGASLIAYTDVSALDCTPEEQDRILEEAWTSQKASQLLVAFVDVMTDPAANAVVAEFVRRKIRTIVKDPETAELLCPKTYPIGGKRLCIDNGYYEMYNRDNVTLVDVRSSPIVAYTPTGLRTQDASYDLDVIVTATGFDAITGAMTRIDIEGVDQQKLTDKWAHGPTTYLGAMVAGFPNLFMIHGPMTPAAQAQMITTGEWLVDWTAGIIDALERDGYARIDTTEQAEKVWADEVDTVSQYTLHRQAASWYNGKNIEGKDTGFMIYVAGFPRFAQFCTEAVANGFEGFVRS, from the coding sequence GTGTCGGGCAATGTCACGGAAGAATTGGATATCTGCATTATTGGCGCGGGATTTTCCGGTCTTTACGCAACATACCGCCTGAAGAACGATTATAACGTGGTGTGCCTGGAGGCTGGTTCGGGTGTGGGGGGCACGTGGTTCTGGAACCGCTATCCCGGCGCCCGGGTCGATATCCAGAGCGTCGAATATTCCTACGGCTTCGACGAGGAACTGCAGCAGGAATGGCAGTGGCCCGAGTACTTCTCCGATCAGCCTGAACTGGAACGCTATGCCAACCATGTGGCGGATCGTTTCGATCTGCGTGGCCATATCCGGCTGTCTACGGTGGTCACGCACATGCGTTTCGATGAAACGGCCAATCGCTGGCATGTCCACACGGACAAGGGCGATCATTTCCTGTGCCGCTATGTCATCGCGGCGACGGGCAGCCTTTCCGCCGCGAACAGCCCGGACTGGCCGGATCGCGATCTGTTCCGGGGGGACATCTACCATACCACCCAATGGCCGCGCGAAGGGCTGGACCTGTCGGGCAAACGGGTGGGCCTGATCGGCACCGGCTCCACCGGGATTCAGGCCGCGCCGATCCTCGCGCAGCAGGCAGAACACCTTACCGTGTTCCAGCGCACGCCGACGTTTTCCATGCCATCCGGCAATCGGCCGCTGGACCGCGCGTACGAACGCGAATGGAAACAGGATTACGCCAATCGCCGCAAGCAGATGCTCGATACCTACGGGGCGTCCCTGATCGCATATACGGATGTTTCGGCGCTCGATTGCACGCCGGAGGAGCAGGACCGGATTCTGGAGGAAGCGTGGACCTCGCAAAAGGCGTCGCAGCTTCTCGTGGCATTTGTGGATGTCATGACCGATCCGGCAGCCAACGCGGTGGTGGCGGAATTCGTGCGTCGGAAGATCCGCACGATTGTGAAAGACCCGGAAACCGCGGAATTGCTTTGCCCCAAAACCTATCCGATCGGGGGGAAGCGGCTGTGTATCGATAACGGCTATTACGAGATGTACAATCGCGACAATGTGACGCTGGTCGATGTCCGGTCATCGCCGATCGTCGCTTATACGCCGACCGGCCTGCGGACGCAGGATGCCAGCTACGATCTCGATGTGATTGTGACCGCGACGGGTTTCGATGCGATCACCGGTGCCATGACGCGGATCGATATCGAAGGCGTGGATCAGCAGAAGCTGACAGACAAGTGGGCGCATGGCCCGACCACCTATCTCGGCGCGATGGTGGCCGGTTTTCCCAACCTGTTCATGATCCACGGCCCGATGACCCCGGCGGCGCAGGCGCAGATGATCACCACCGGGGAATGGCTGGTCGATTGGACGGCCGGTATCATCGATGCGCTGGAGCGCGATGGCTATGCGCGGATCGATACCACCGAACAGGCGGAGAAGGTCTGGGCAGACGAAGTCGACACCGTTTCGCAGTACACGCTCCACCGGCAGGCGGCGTCGTGGTACAACGGCAAGAATATCGAAGGGAAAGACACCGGCTTCATGATCTATGTCGCCGGATTTCCCCGCTTTGCGCAGTTCTGCACAGAGGCGGTGGCGAACGGCTTTGAAGGGTTCGTCCGGTCCTGA
- a CDS encoding NADP-dependent oxidoreductase, whose protein sequence is MNTIRQIVLNRRPDGVPVAADFGLAEAPMPVPGAGEMLVKMRVCSLDPAIRGFLDDRPSYLPPVALGAPINGMSLGEVVASNNPDWPVGTLIRAMATWSDHYVIGADALGLEAVHPMPGNDLYHYMGALGPVGLTAWVGLFAVGQAKAGETVVISAAAGATGSTAGQIAKARGCTVIGLVGSPEKAQTIRELGFDAAIDYRATPDIAAEIAKAAPEGVDVYFDNVGGETLEAILPLMRLHGRVPVCGMIGQYNDADHPYGVKTLWQLVVNRIRMEGFITYDYPDVLEEAQRELDAWVAEGKLRPLANVRQGFETLPEAFIDLMSGRTIGKTLVLV, encoded by the coding sequence ATGAATACTATCCGTCAGATCGTGCTCAACCGCCGCCCCGATGGGGTGCCTGTCGCCGCGGATTTCGGGCTGGCGGAAGCGCCCATGCCGGTGCCCGGCGCGGGCGAGATGCTGGTGAAGATGCGGGTCTGTTCGCTCGATCCGGCGATCCGCGGATTTTTGGACGACCGGCCCAGCTATCTGCCACCGGTGGCGCTGGGTGCGCCGATCAACGGCATGTCGCTGGGCGAAGTGGTGGCATCGAACAATCCCGACTGGCCGGTGGGGACCCTGATCCGCGCGATGGCCACGTGGTCGGATCACTATGTCATCGGTGCTGATGCACTGGGTCTGGAAGCGGTCCATCCGATGCCCGGCAATGATCTGTACCACTATATGGGCGCGCTTGGCCCGGTCGGGCTGACGGCATGGGTCGGCTTGTTCGCTGTCGGTCAGGCGAAGGCGGGTGAAACCGTGGTGATCAGTGCGGCTGCCGGCGCCACAGGATCGACCGCCGGGCAGATTGCCAAGGCGCGGGGATGCACGGTCATCGGTCTGGTCGGATCGCCGGAAAAGGCGCAAACCATCCGTGAACTTGGGTTCGATGCGGCGATTGATTATCGCGCCACGCCCGATATCGCGGCGGAAATCGCCAAAGCCGCGCCGGAAGGCGTGGATGTCTATTTCGACAATGTCGGCGGTGAAACGCTGGAAGCGATTCTGCCGCTGATGCGGTTGCATGGCCGGGTGCCGGTGTGCGGTATGATCGGGCAATATAACGATGCCGATCATCCCTATGGCGTGAAGACCCTGTGGCAACTGGTGGTGAACCGGATCCGGATGGAAGGGTTTATCACGTACGATTATCCCGATGTCCTGGAAGAGGCGCAGCGCGAACTGGATGCCTGGGTCGCTGAAGGGAAATTGCGCCCACTCGCCAATGTGCGGCAGGGTTTCGAAACATTGCCCGAAGCGTTTATCGACCTGATGTCGGGCCGCACAATCGGGAAGACGCTGGTTCTCGTCTGA
- a CDS encoding TonB-dependent receptor → MRIARCILLASSILGANIIAQPLLAQDSQEARTGGLTDIVVTARKREESAQSVPVAVTALSAEVLQKRDITSIEKIAAATPNLNVGRASNGSGAQLTLRGIGSSSTSIGIEQSVAVVVDGAYYGQGRIIQEGFFDLQRAEVLKGPQALFFGKNATAGVISLTTNDPGPDREIVARAGYEFKSRQYQGELIVSGPLTDTLGARLAIRGSKMDGGYYRNVSVDRTYTTLDINDYLAGGSGNPIGHVGTPASSPAPGEDELLGRVTLKFEPDDRLTMTLKGTYDYNKVNNSSWNYVAYNCGLASGLSQLTGYACDDKFVTHQNNMPTDIAANYPYARKDGQLYNRYRSWALNGNITYDLDNIVFNSVTNYNTNNNRWACACDFQTSNNATWATENSTWKSFSQELRATTRFDSAFNGMIGVLYQRTRRNFEQYVTFAGFRDDLAPKELTYVASQKESFTKGKTLAVFGQLTWKIVPELELAGGVRYTHETKKSYFAQPYNNLGLTGIFRPANDPDGLGVVFADQTFNNWSPEATLTYKPNDNLLIYAAYKTAYKSGGFSNGGINSKFSTDPMGDLTFEPEKARGFEAGIKSTLMDRQLRLNLTAFTYKYLDLQVDFFNSPIFAFQTLTADAKTEGVELEFEFAPRAVSGLNLRGSVNYTKARYTNFADAPCYAGQTNAEGCSPGARQNLTGAPLAVAPKWTGNLGVSYDGDVSDTLKFGINIDSRFSGSYLASGFGNADSRQGSYMTLDAGIRFGASDDNWEIALIGKNLTNKFYASGVVDGPSTGTTSGLAVGTHADQLGFGNLPRTVRVQVTKRF, encoded by the coding sequence ATGCGTATCGCAAGATGCATTCTTTTGGCGTCGAGCATTCTTGGCGCAAATATTATCGCACAACCTCTGCTGGCTCAGGACAGTCAAGAAGCCAGAACTGGTGGTCTTACTGACATCGTTGTAACGGCACGTAAACGCGAAGAAAGCGCGCAGTCTGTCCCGGTGGCGGTCACGGCGCTTTCGGCGGAAGTTCTGCAGAAACGCGATATCACCAGCATCGAAAAGATTGCCGCGGCAACGCCGAACCTCAACGTGGGGCGTGCTTCCAACGGATCGGGCGCGCAGTTGACCCTGCGCGGTATCGGGTCCTCCTCCACCTCGATCGGTATCGAACAATCGGTCGCTGTTGTGGTGGACGGCGCCTATTACGGGCAGGGCCGCATCATTCAGGAAGGGTTCTTCGATCTGCAGCGCGCGGAAGTCCTCAAGGGGCCGCAGGCGCTGTTCTTCGGCAAGAACGCAACGGCGGGCGTGATCTCGCTGACGACCAACGATCCGGGGCCGGATCGGGAAATCGTGGCGCGCGCCGGATATGAATTCAAGTCGCGCCAGTATCAGGGCGAATTGATCGTTTCCGGTCCACTCACCGATACACTGGGTGCGCGTCTGGCCATTCGTGGTTCCAAGATGGACGGCGGATACTATCGCAACGTTTCGGTCGACCGGACTTATACCACGCTCGACATTAACGATTATCTGGCGGGCGGCAGTGGCAATCCGATCGGCCATGTCGGCACACCGGCTTCTTCGCCCGCGCCGGGTGAAGATGAGCTGCTCGGCCGGGTCACGCTGAAGTTCGAGCCTGACGATCGCCTGACGATGACCCTGAAGGGCACGTACGACTACAACAAGGTCAACAACAGTTCCTGGAACTATGTGGCCTACAACTGCGGTCTGGCCAGCGGCCTCAGCCAGTTGACCGGCTATGCCTGCGATGACAAGTTCGTCACCCACCAGAACAACATGCCCACCGATATCGCGGCCAATTATCCTTATGCCCGGAAGGATGGCCAGCTTTACAACCGTTACCGGTCGTGGGCGCTGAACGGCAACATCACCTACGATCTCGATAATATCGTGTTCAACTCGGTGACGAACTACAACACCAACAACAACCGCTGGGCTTGCGCCTGCGATTTCCAGACCAGCAACAATGCCACCTGGGCGACGGAAAATTCCACCTGGAAATCCTTCTCTCAGGAACTGCGCGCAACGACCCGGTTCGACAGCGCCTTCAACGGCATGATCGGGGTTCTGTACCAGCGTACGCGGCGTAATTTCGAACAGTACGTGACGTTCGCCGGTTTCCGGGACGACCTTGCGCCCAAGGAGCTGACTTATGTCGCTTCCCAGAAGGAAAGCTTCACCAAGGGCAAGACCCTGGCTGTGTTCGGCCAGCTGACCTGGAAGATCGTGCCCGAACTGGAACTGGCGGGCGGCGTGCGCTACACGCATGAAACCAAGAAGAGCTACTTCGCGCAGCCGTATAACAATCTGGGGCTGACCGGCATCTTCCGCCCGGCGAACGATCCGGACGGTCTGGGTGTGGTGTTCGCGGACCAGACGTTCAACAACTGGTCGCCCGAAGCCACGCTGACGTACAAACCGAACGACAATCTCCTGATCTATGCGGCTTACAAGACAGCATACAAATCGGGCGGGTTCTCCAACGGTGGGATCAACTCGAAGTTCTCCACCGATCCCATGGGTGACCTTACGTTCGAGCCTGAAAAGGCCCGTGGTTTCGAAGCCGGGATCAAGTCCACGCTGATGGATCGCCAGCTTCGCCTGAATCTCACGGCGTTCACCTACAAGTATCTCGATTTGCAGGTGGACTTCTTCAACTCGCCGATCTTCGCCTTCCAGACGCTGACGGCGGATGCGAAGACCGAAGGCGTCGAACTCGAATTCGAATTCGCCCCGCGTGCGGTCAGCGGCCTCAATCTGCGTGGTTCGGTGAACTATACCAAGGCGCGTTACACCAACTTTGCCGATGCACCGTGCTATGCCGGTCAGACCAACGCCGAAGGGTGTTCGCCGGGTGCCCGCCAGAACCTGACGGGGGCTCCGCTGGCGGTTGCACCCAAGTGGACCGGCAACCTGGGCGTTTCGTATGATGGTGATGTCAGCGATACGCTGAAATTCGGTATCAACATCGATAGCCGTTTCAGCGGCAGCTATCTCGCATCGGGCTTCGGCAATGCGGATTCCCGTCAGGGCAGCTACATGACGCTCGATGCCGGTATCCGTTTTGGCGCGTCTGACGATAACTGGGAAATCGCGCTGATCGGCAAGAACCTGACCAACAAGTTCTATGCTTCGGGTGTGGTCGACGGCCCGTCGACCGGGACCACTTCGGGTCTTGCTGTCGGCACCCATGCCGACCAGCTCGGCTTCGGAAACCTGCCGCGCACGGTGCGCGTTCAGGTGACCAAGCGTTTCTGA